In a single window of the Candidatus Zymogenaceae bacterium genome:
- a CDS encoding protein-glutamate O-methyltransferase CheR: MLDDLRISVRSLARLKELLYTRSNINMNIYKDVYVKRRLRVRMRAKNCTDVDEYLDLAERDKDEYKRLLNALTVNVTRFFRNKETFDNIRRIVVPEIVQNREHRGDTKINILSVGCSTGEEPYSVAICFLEYFKKINGRFDLRIIGTDVDKRALFYAIKGIYPPERMSGMSSNLIEDYFVKVDAGYQVTPELKKSVLFIKKDVLKQRVHRRFDLILARNILIYFSRRYQEMLETGFHRQLVDGGYLILGRTESLVGRGRHLFRTVSIPDRIYQKV; encoded by the coding sequence TTGCTCGACGATCTGCGGATTTCGGTCAGATCGCTCGCCAGGCTCAAGGAGCTTCTGTACACGCGGTCGAATATCAACATGAACATCTACAAGGATGTCTATGTGAAGCGTCGGCTTCGAGTGCGGATGCGGGCCAAAAATTGCACGGACGTCGACGAGTATCTCGATCTGGCGGAACGGGACAAGGATGAATACAAACGGCTGCTCAATGCGCTGACGGTGAATGTCACCAGATTTTTTAGAAACAAGGAAACCTTCGACAACATCAGAAGGATCGTAGTCCCCGAGATCGTACAAAACAGGGAACATCGGGGCGATACAAAAATAAACATATTGAGTGTCGGCTGTTCCACGGGAGAAGAGCCGTATAGCGTCGCAATTTGTTTTCTGGAATACTTCAAAAAAATAAACGGGAGATTTGATCTGAGGATAATCGGAACCGATGTCGACAAACGGGCGCTGTTTTATGCAATCAAGGGGATCTATCCGCCCGAGCGGATGTCGGGAATGTCATCGAACCTGATCGAAGACTATTTTGTTAAGGTTGACGCGGGCTATCAGGTGACACCGGAATTGAAGAAATCGGTTCTTTTTATCAAGAAAGATGTGCTTAAACAGAGGGTCCATAGACGGTTTGACCTGATTCTGGCCCGCAACATCCTGATTTACTTCTCCCGAAGATACCAGGAAATGTTGGAAACCGGATTTCATCGGCAACTGGTTGATGGAGGTTATCTTATCCTGGGGAGAACCGAATCGCTTGTCGGTCGGGGACGGCATCTTTTTAGAACGGTGAGTATCCCTGACAGAATTTACCAAAAAGTGTAA
- a CDS encoding methyl-accepting chemotaxis protein, whose product MRIEIGYKFILGFLLVILASVIVTQIVDLLNIVDDDLLQRMISALMSICIGLVLGWLFTKGFTGDFRELTNTTEIISQGDLSRYIDISAKKIFPDETVDLANAINRMLGNLRELVGHIKSTASNVSDSAQSLSTSAEEINASTEEIASTIEQVSRGAEHQAEMVETTSGIIKEIAGNIEKVAGTARELSQTSDKSQEEARNAGEMVDNAMERMMAVLEDMEKIGMDMLRFSEQAREIGKIVEVISGVAQQTNLLALNATIEAARAGEYGRGFAVVADEIRKLSESTTRFAEEITGIVKVIHDSSEETMTDVRDVLKNVQDGKNVINSAVNSLNGVVRIALDSLHELNRISTLTQEQSFGAEKMVKAVDEIARVAEDNAAATEEVSAATEEQTASMEEMASAAQELSDTADRLKSIVNSFKLDPELEV is encoded by the coding sequence ATGAGAATAGAGATCGGCTACAAGTTTATTCTTGGATTCCTGCTGGTCATTCTTGCCTCCGTCATCGTTACTCAGATTGTTGATCTCCTCAACATCGTCGATGATGATTTACTTCAGCGCATGATTTCGGCGTTGATGTCCATTTGTATCGGGCTTGTATTAGGATGGCTGTTTACCAAGGGATTCACCGGAGATTTCCGCGAACTGACCAATACGACCGAAATAATCAGCCAGGGAGATTTGAGCCGGTATATCGATATCTCGGCCAAGAAAATATTTCCCGATGAGACGGTGGACCTGGCCAACGCCATTAATCGAATGTTAGGAAACCTGAGAGAGCTTGTCGGACACATCAAAAGTACCGCATCCAACGTATCCGATTCCGCCCAGTCGCTTTCCACTTCGGCGGAGGAAATTAATGCATCCACCGAGGAAATTGCATCAACAATCGAACAGGTCTCCCGAGGTGCGGAGCACCAGGCCGAAATGGTCGAAACGACGTCCGGAATCATCAAGGAAATTGCGGGCAACATAGAAAAGGTTGCCGGCACGGCGCGGGAGCTTTCCCAGACCTCGGATAAGAGCCAGGAGGAGGCACGCAACGCCGGAGAGATGGTGGACAACGCCATGGAGCGAATGATGGCGGTGCTGGAGGACATGGAGAAAATCGGCATGGACATGCTCAGATTTTCGGAACAGGCCAGGGAAATCGGGAAGATTGTCGAGGTGATCAGCGGCGTGGCCCAGCAGACGAATCTTTTAGCTCTTAATGCCACCATCGAGGCGGCCCGGGCCGGCGAATACGGCAGGGGATTCGCCGTGGTCGCGGACGAGATCAGAAAGCTCTCCGAAAGCACCACGCGGTTCGCGGAGGAAATCACCGGGATCGTGAAAGTCATCCATGACAGCAGCGAAGAAACCATGACTGATGTTCGGGATGTCTTGAAAAACGTTCAGGACGGAAAGAACGTTATCAACTCGGCGGTCAACTCGCTGAACGGTGTTGTACGTATCGCACTGGATTCACTGCATGAACTCAACCGGATTTCAACGCTGACTCAGGAGCAGTCCTTCGGCGCAGAGAAAATGGTCAAGGCGGTGGATGAAATCGCCCGAGTAGCCGAAGACAACGCCGCCGCAACCGAGGAAGTATCCGCCGCCACTGAGGAGCAGACCGCTTCGATGGAGGAGATGGCGTCAGCCGCCCAGGAATTATCGGATACGGCCGATCGATTGAAAAGTATAGTCAACTCCTTCAAGCTCGATCCGGAATTGGAGGTGTAG
- a CDS encoding purine-binding chemotaxis protein CheW: protein MAEVETPRLVRAQGQIILFRVGKEIYAIDIRKVERIADLQPITRVPRAPGFVRGIMNLAGSIITMIDVDKVLGLEDESQIDQVILLEHAGMNLGLVTGQTTDVLSVDEEFLSGDTMLRDENKGEIFVSSVFTEGDRIINLLDVDKLVHYVETSFNVMSYEL from the coding sequence ATGGCCGAGGTGGAAACTCCAAGGCTTGTCCGTGCGCAGGGTCAGATCATCCTGTTTCGGGTGGGAAAGGAAATTTACGCCATCGACATTAGAAAAGTGGAACGGATCGCCGACCTGCAGCCGATTACCAGAGTTCCTCGGGCGCCGGGGTTTGTTCGAGGGATCATGAACCTTGCGGGCAGCATCATCACCATGATCGATGTCGACAAGGTACTCGGCCTTGAGGATGAATCGCAGATCGACCAGGTTATCTTGCTGGAGCATGCGGGCATGAACCTGGGGCTGGTTACCGGTCAAACAACCGACGTATTGAGCGTTGATGAGGAGTTTCTTTCCGGCGATACGATGCTCAGAGATGAAAACAAGGGAGAGATTTTCGTTTCTTCTGTTTTTACCGAAGGAGATAGGATAATCAATTTGCTGGATGTGGATAAATTGGTACATTATGTGGAAACCTCGTTTAACGTGATGAGCTATGAGTTATAA
- a CDS encoding response regulator codes for MSYKILIVDDANFMRVMLRDVLTSEGYEVVGEAKDGEEAVDQYKRLKPDLVTMDIVMPLKSGIDAVKEIIDFDRNAKVIMCSALGQEPLVVEAINAGAKDYIVKPFEPDKVIEMVKKVAGLK; via the coding sequence ATGAGTTATAAAATATTGATTGTTGATGATGCGAATTTCATGCGCGTGATGCTGCGGGATGTTCTCACTTCCGAAGGATACGAAGTGGTAGGTGAAGCCAAAGACGGCGAGGAAGCGGTGGATCAGTACAAGAGATTGAAGCCGGATCTTGTCACGATGGATATTGTTATGCCCCTCAAGAGCGGCATCGATGCGGTCAAGGAAATAATCGATTTTGACCGCAACGCGAAAGTCATCATGTGCAGCGCGTTGGGCCAGGAGCCGTTGGTGGTGGAGGCGATAAACGCAGGCGCAAAGGACTACATCGTCAAGCCGTTCGAGCCGGATAAAGTCATTGAGATGGTTAAAAAAGTAGCCGGTTTAAAGTAA
- a CDS encoding chemotaxis protein CheB, with amino-acid sequence MVEGKLIVIASSTGGPKILVDIFSRIDHVLPASVIVVQHMLPRFITSFANRINNASKMNTIVGTDGLAIEEGVIIVAPGKRHLVVAEGEDGDAPFLILHDAPPHKGVIPAADFTMISAARIYKAAMLGVIITGMGKDGTDGFAAVKENGGMTLVQDRESSAVFGMPGAAIKAGLVDKVLTPAEIAEEIVRFSWEVD; translated from the coding sequence ATGGTCGAGGGGAAGCTGATCGTCATAGCGTCATCCACCGGTGGACCGAAAATACTGGTGGATATTTTTTCCCGTATAGATCATGTGCTGCCTGCATCAGTTATTGTTGTTCAGCATATGCTTCCCCGGTTTATCACGTCATTTGCTAATCGAATTAATAATGCGTCAAAAATGAATACCATCGTCGGTACCGATGGTCTGGCAATTGAGGAAGGGGTAATTATCGTCGCCCCCGGTAAGCGTCATCTGGTTGTGGCGGAAGGAGAAGACGGGGATGCCCCCTTCCTGATTTTGCATGATGCGCCGCCGCATAAAGGCGTTATTCCGGCCGCGGACTTTACCATGATATCCGCAGCGCGCATTTACAAGGCCGCGATGCTTGGTGTCATCATTACCGGCATGGGAAAAGACGGTACCGACGGATTCGCCGCCGTCAAAGAAAACGGAGGGATGACCCTGGTACAGGACAGGGAGTCATCAGCGGTGTTCGGAATGCCCGGGGCCGCCATCAAGGCGGGGCTGGTTGATAAAGTACTTACCCCCGCCGAGATAGCCGAAGAGATTGTGAGATTTTCCTGGGAGGTTGATTAA
- a CDS encoding chemotaxis protein CheA, translated as MDMSRYKKIFMEESREHLSKLSQLSLDLEKNPEDMEVVNAIFREAHSVKGMSASMGFESISELTHKVEDLMDVIRKGIITINPDTIDILLKSVDVLEMQLTAVDKDEDPSVHLGDIIEQLLAAAEGVPVPEKPAEERAAAGPEEEPHISTEVLRDDSRVYKVVLRVDPKGSKPHVKALLGVKKLSELGRVMGMVPNLQDLKQGNWGGIIEGVLTVNLLTGVDEADIARALGDMPDIIGHEILRTSAKPQEGAQEKKIPEHVEAVGEPPADSKKAVKPDTPEEESDSLEPSEASGEGHVSIGEMLPSGEVSSDLPRSVRIGTDVLESFINLVGELLITKSRIQVSTSGLGITPLDEAVNRLESLIRELHTKVITVRMMPLESILTRLPRLIRDIAREKKKEIDFTVTGGDIELDRAILEELSNPLMHILRNAVDHGIEPPEEREAKGKPREGRVSLNAYREKDLVFIEVVDDGRGMDPARIKESAVSRGIIGREQADLLSDEELLLLTFMPNLSTAQEVTDISGRGVGMDVVKTTVESLGGSVNLEAKKDRGTRIVMTLPLTVAIIQSLLVRVGEETYVLPLSKTVRSAEVSRDAVKRSQNQRVVIINDEMVQLMSLARLLGLPENGDGRPVIPMVVVEVRGRNIGLEVDEILGSEEVFIKSLGEPLERIPGFSGVTILGDGRPVLILDVVNLM; from the coding sequence ATGGATATGTCGCGTTACAAGAAAATATTCATGGAGGAATCTCGGGAGCATCTGAGCAAGCTGAGCCAGCTTTCCCTGGATCTCGAGAAAAATCCGGAAGACATGGAAGTGGTCAATGCGATTTTTCGAGAGGCTCACTCGGTTAAGGGTATGAGCGCCTCCATGGGGTTTGAGTCCATATCCGAGCTCACCCATAAGGTCGAGGACCTTATGGATGTCATCCGTAAGGGAATCATCACGATAAATCCTGACACCATCGATATTCTGCTCAAATCCGTAGATGTACTTGAGATGCAGTTGACCGCCGTGGACAAGGATGAAGATCCTTCGGTGCATCTCGGCGATATTATCGAACAGCTTTTGGCGGCGGCAGAGGGTGTGCCGGTTCCCGAGAAGCCGGCGGAAGAACGAGCGGCTGCGGGGCCGGAGGAGGAGCCCCACATATCCACAGAGGTTCTACGGGACGATTCGCGAGTATACAAGGTTGTGCTGCGTGTGGATCCCAAGGGGTCGAAACCGCACGTCAAGGCGCTGTTGGGCGTCAAGAAATTGTCCGAGCTTGGGAGGGTCATGGGGATGGTTCCGAATCTCCAGGATCTCAAGCAGGGCAACTGGGGGGGGATCATCGAGGGCGTGTTGACGGTAAACCTGCTGACCGGTGTTGACGAAGCCGATATCGCCAGGGCGTTGGGGGACATGCCGGACATCATCGGGCATGAGATCCTGCGCACAAGCGCCAAGCCCCAGGAGGGGGCTCAGGAAAAAAAAATTCCTGAGCACGTCGAGGCCGTCGGAGAGCCTCCGGCGGATTCAAAAAAAGCCGTAAAACCGGACACCCCCGAGGAAGAGAGCGACTCTCTGGAGCCTTCCGAAGCGTCCGGAGAAGGTCACGTCAGCATCGGGGAAATGCTCCCCTCGGGAGAGGTCTCCTCGGACCTGCCTCGATCCGTCCGTATCGGTACGGATGTTCTTGAGAGTTTCATTAATCTCGTCGGCGAACTCCTGATTACCAAATCCCGTATTCAGGTCTCTACCAGCGGACTGGGGATTACTCCGCTGGACGAGGCGGTTAATCGGCTTGAAAGCCTTATTCGGGAGCTGCATACCAAGGTCATAACCGTTCGCATGATGCCCCTGGAGAGTATCCTCACCAGACTCCCCCGCCTGATTCGCGATATCGCACGGGAAAAGAAGAAGGAGATAGATTTCACCGTGACCGGCGGCGATATTGAGCTTGACCGCGCCATCCTGGAGGAATTGTCGAACCCTCTGATGCATATCCTCAGAAATGCGGTGGATCACGGGATAGAGCCTCCCGAGGAACGGGAAGCGAAGGGAAAACCGAGGGAGGGCAGGGTCAGCCTGAACGCCTACCGGGAGAAGGACCTGGTCTTCATTGAGGTTGTGGATGACGGCAGGGGCATGGATCCTGCACGTATCAAGGAATCGGCGGTTTCCCGGGGGATCATTGGGAGGGAACAGGCCGATCTGTTAAGCGACGAGGAGCTGTTACTGTTGACGTTTATGCCCAATCTCTCAACCGCTCAGGAAGTGACGGATATTTCCGGACGCGGGGTGGGGATGGACGTGGTAAAGACGACCGTTGAGTCTCTGGGAGGTTCCGTCAATTTAGAGGCGAAAAAGGACCGGGGGACGAGAATTGTCATGACGCTGCCCCTGACGGTCGCCATCATCCAGTCCCTCTTGGTGCGGGTCGGCGAGGAAACGTACGTACTGCCGCTGAGCAAGACCGTGCGGTCCGCCGAGGTATCCCGGGATGCCGTCAAACGCAGTCAGAACCAACGGGTTGTCATCATCAACGATGAGATGGTGCAGCTCATGAGCCTTGCGCGGCTTCTGGGACTGCCGGAGAACGGGGACGGTCGGCCGGTCATTCCGATGGTCGTCGTCGAGGTGAGGGGGAGGAACATCGGCCTTGAAGTGGACGAGATACTGGGAAGCGAAGAGGTGTTCATCAAATCCCTTGGCGAACCGCTGGAGCGTATCCCCGGATTTTCCGGGGTGACCATCCTCGGTGACGGTCGGCCGGTACTGATTCTTGATGTTGTAAATTTGATGTAA
- the larB gene encoding nickel pincer cofactor biosynthesis protein LarB, translated as MNRDELTELLCRVRDGELDIEEASDRLKYLPYTDLGFAMPDTHRAIRQGFAEVVMGEGKRPEDIVKIIGELAAGGNNVLITRVDADKADEIRRLMDGMVYYERARCLFFEQQPVEKTGIGTVLVVSAGTSDLPVAEEAALVCEMMGNDVTRLYDVGVAGLHRLMGHMDLIRRANVLIVVAGMEGALPSVIGGIVDRPVVAVPTSVGYGTSFGGLTALLGMLNSCAAGVCVVNIDNGFGAGYIASLINRKHEGI; from the coding sequence ATGAATCGTGATGAACTGACAGAGCTGCTGTGCCGGGTACGGGACGGCGAGCTTGATATAGAAGAGGCGTCGGATCGGCTGAAATATCTTCCCTATACCGATCTGGGGTTTGCGATGCCGGATACCCACCGGGCGATCAGACAGGGATTTGCGGAGGTTGTGATGGGGGAGGGGAAGCGGCCCGAGGATATTGTAAAGATCATCGGGGAGCTGGCGGCGGGGGGCAATAATGTATTGATTACCCGGGTCGATGCCGACAAGGCGGACGAAATACGTCGTCTCATGGACGGCATGGTCTATTACGAACGGGCGCGATGCCTCTTCTTCGAGCAGCAGCCGGTTGAAAAAACCGGAATCGGAACGGTTCTGGTCGTCAGCGCGGGCACCTCCGACCTTCCGGTGGCCGAGGAGGCTGCGTTGGTGTGTGAGATGATGGGAAATGATGTCACGCGCCTCTATGATGTGGGGGTGGCGGGTCTGCATCGGCTGATGGGACATATGGATCTGATTCGCCGCGCCAACGTCCTGATCGTCGTGGCGGGTATGGAAGGGGCGCTCCCCAGCGTCATTGGGGGTATCGTTGATAGACCCGTTGTCGCCGTACCCACAAGTGTTGGGTACGGCACATCCTTTGGGGGGCTGACGGCGCTTTTGGGCATGCTCAACTCGTGCGCCGCGGGAGTGTGCGTGGTGAATATCGACAACGGCTTCGGGGCCGGATATATCGCGTCTCTCATCAATAGAAAACATGAAGGGATATAA
- the larC gene encoding nickel pincer cofactor biosynthesis protein LarC, producing the protein MYIDAFSGVSGDMLMGAFISLGFDLGRLTEEIGRLGIGAEVGAKKTRRHSIEAVDFTVEVREDHHVHRDYAHIKSLLSDGMTPGPAKDMALLTFARIAEAEAGVHGVEVDHVHFHEIGAVDSIVDIVGVSLAFTERGASRTVSSPVPLGYGFVQTRHGKMPVPAPATISLLSGVPVYPGEVESELTTPTGAALLTAMADTFGRMPLMTPDMVGYGAGDREFEEAPNLLRIVTGTAVSDERGDSVVVISAHIDDMNPQFYESVVDRLFESGALDVTLTPIIMKKGRPAILLTVICHKEQRDVMTSLVLSDTTTIGLRFHEEQRVTYDRRIETVHTQYGEIRVKVAENSDGVIMNIHPEYDDIKNAALKHRVSPVCVSRHVMVCAERILQSEYDNKCDTNG; encoded by the coding sequence TTGTATATTGACGCCTTCTCAGGCGTATCGGGCGATATGCTCATGGGCGCTTTCATTTCCCTCGGATTTGATCTTGGACGGCTCACCGAGGAGATAGGGCGCCTCGGTATCGGGGCCGAGGTCGGCGCCAAAAAAACGCGGCGCCATTCCATCGAGGCGGTTGATTTTACCGTTGAAGTCCGGGAAGACCATCATGTACATCGAGACTATGCTCACATAAAAAGCCTCCTTTCCGATGGCATGACACCGGGGCCGGCGAAAGACATGGCGCTTCTCACATTCGCCCGTATTGCCGAGGCGGAGGCCGGCGTGCATGGAGTGGAAGTCGACCATGTACATTTCCACGAAATAGGTGCGGTGGATTCCATTGTCGATATTGTGGGTGTCTCTCTGGCCTTTACGGAAAGGGGGGCGTCTCGGACTGTTTCGTCGCCCGTTCCCTTGGGATACGGCTTCGTTCAAACGAGGCACGGGAAGATGCCGGTACCGGCGCCGGCGACAATCTCACTGTTGTCGGGCGTTCCGGTATATCCCGGGGAGGTGGAGTCGGAACTCACAACCCCCACCGGCGCGGCGCTTCTTACGGCCATGGCCGATACATTCGGCCGCATGCCTCTGATGACCCCGGACATGGTCGGCTACGGGGCGGGAGATCGGGAATTTGAGGAAGCACCGAACCTCCTTCGCATTGTGACCGGCACGGCCGTATCTGATGAGCGTGGGGACAGTGTCGTCGTGATCTCCGCGCATATAGACGACATGAATCCGCAGTTTTACGAATCAGTCGTCGATCGTCTTTTTGAATCGGGGGCGCTGGACGTTACGCTGACCCCGATAATCATGAAGAAGGGGAGGCCCGCAATTCTGTTGACGGTCATCTGTCACAAGGAACAAAGGGACGTGATGACGTCTCTGGTGCTTTCGGACACAACCACCATCGGCCTCAGGTTTCATGAGGAACAGAGGGTCACGTATGATCGTCGAATCGAGACGGTTCACACGCAATATGGAGAAATTCGGGTGAAGGTCGCAGAGAACAGTGACGGTGTGATTATGAACATACACCCGGAATATGACGACATAAAAAACGCGGCCCTGAAACATCGGGTCTCCCCGGTGTGTGTATCCCGGCATGTCATGGTGTGTGCGGAACGTATTCTCCAATCGGAATACGACAATAAATGCGATACAAACGGGTAG
- a CDS encoding response regulator — protein sequence MADQRGIVLVVDDEAIVRDIISDVLVEVGYVVHTAENGMDALEKIKDEPPDLIITDMKMPKMGGMELLNEINHLKNKFTTVMMTGFATVESAVEAIKQGAYDYIMKPFQFADLLRVVEHAMEKQQLLKENLELKETMTLYDISQAISSNLNQEVILSMLVEALMKEGDADAVVLCLSDITQEIITPDIIMTTDERLKEMLSEKVKWGGVLEMLDGKEGMIFQRNDVAQVADVINGIDGIESLMFLPMVIKDKPVGVTALLSMTRGYRFTEGSRKALSILVNNVTVAVENARLYEDIVDILEDTVNSFARTLDAKDKYASGHSERVTRYALMIAHQMRLSREDTDTLAQAGLLHDIGKIGISEFLLNKKGVLDWDEYEETKLHPVIGRDILAPVEQFQHLAEIIYHHHERYDGGGYPEGISGDDIPLLSRIIAVADAFDAMTSTRSYREKLNREKAVLEIQANSGTQFDPKIVDAFLAVVDQLDFDENPSI from the coding sequence GTGGCGGATCAAAGAGGTATTGTATTGGTGGTCGATGACGAGGCGATCGTCAGGGATATCATCAGTGACGTGCTGGTTGAGGTGGGCTATGTAGTTCACACGGCCGAGAACGGCATGGACGCGCTTGAGAAGATCAAGGATGAGCCTCCGGACCTGATCATCACGGACATGAAAATGCCCAAGATGGGGGGGATGGAGCTGCTGAACGAAATAAATCACCTGAAAAACAAATTCACGACGGTTATGATGACCGGCTTTGCCACGGTGGAATCGGCGGTGGAGGCGATCAAACAGGGCGCGTATGACTATATCATGAAACCGTTTCAGTTTGCTGACCTCCTTCGTGTGGTGGAACACGCCATGGAAAAGCAGCAGCTTTTGAAGGAGAATCTTGAGCTGAAAGAGACCATGACGCTGTATGATATCAGCCAGGCCATCAGTTCGAACCTGAATCAGGAGGTGATTCTTTCGATGCTGGTGGAAGCGCTCATGAAGGAGGGGGATGCCGATGCGGTTGTGCTCTGTCTCAGCGACATCACCCAGGAGATCATCACTCCCGATATCATCATGACCACCGATGAACGTCTGAAAGAGATGCTTTCTGAAAAGGTGAAATGGGGCGGCGTGTTGGAGATGCTCGACGGGAAGGAGGGTATGATCTTTCAACGGAACGATGTCGCGCAGGTTGCGGATGTCATAAACGGTATCGACGGCATCGAGTCCCTGATGTTTCTGCCGATGGTCATCAAAGACAAGCCCGTCGGTGTTACGGCGCTTCTGTCGATGACCCGGGGATATCGTTTCACCGAGGGATCCAGGAAGGCCCTTTCAATCCTGGTCAATAACGTAACCGTGGCGGTGGAGAACGCCCGCCTGTATGAGGATATCGTTGACATCCTGGAAGACACCGTCAATAGCTTCGCCCGCACCCTCGATGCCAAGGACAAGTACGCCAGCGGTCACTCCGAGCGGGTGACCCGATACGCCCTGATGATAGCGCATCAGATGAGGCTGTCTCGAGAGGATACCGATACCCTCGCCCAGGCGGGGCTGCTGCACGATATCGGGAAGATCGGCATCAGCGAGTTTCTGCTCAACAAGAAGGGGGTGCTGGACTGGGATGAATACGAGGAAACGAAACTGCACCCGGTTATCGGCCGGGATATCCTGGCCCCCGTCGAGCAGTTTCAACATCTGGCGGAAATTATCTATCACCATCACGAGCGGTATGACGGGGGGGGATATCCGGAGGGCATTTCCGGGGATGACATTCCCCTGCTTTCCCGGATCATCGCCGTTGCCGATGCTTTTGACGCCATGACGTCGACCCGGTCGTATCGTGAGAAGCTGAACCGGGAAAAAGCGGTGCTGGAGATACAGGCGAACTCCGGCACGCAGTTCGATCCGAAGATTGTCGACGCATTCCTCGCGGTTGTAGATCAACTTGACTTTGATGAAAATCCTTCGATATAA
- a CDS encoding phosphatidylglycerophosphatase A, translating into MSASADGSVHNGNRPDTASTGNEKKRAVNDIIVRALASGFGVGYIPVASGTFGTLWGIPLFLLLHLWDGGKLGPFPLGPIVYFGGTLVFILFSCWVSHRADSLFGGHDSGKIIIDEAAGLLVSLSFFPVRWTWILAGFIAFRFFDIIKPFPVGLVDKKVGGGIGVVLDDLIAGVYANAVIWLAVVLWGVL; encoded by the coding sequence ATGAGCGCATCCGCAGACGGTTCTGTTCATAACGGAAATCGACCGGACACGGCATCGACCGGGAATGAAAAAAAGCGGGCAGTGAACGACATCATCGTGAGGGCGCTGGCGTCCGGATTCGGTGTGGGATACATTCCCGTCGCTTCGGGTACCTTCGGCACGCTCTGGGGCATTCCGCTGTTTCTGCTGCTCCATCTGTGGGACGGGGGGAAGCTCGGCCCGTTCCCGCTGGGACCGATCGTATATTTCGGCGGCACACTCGTATTTATCCTCTTTTCATGCTGGGTGTCCCATCGGGCGGATTCGCTGTTCGGCGGGCATGATTCCGGAAAGATCATCATAGATGAAGCGGCGGGACTGCTCGTCAGTCTTTCGTTTTTTCCGGTTCGGTGGACGTGGATTCTCGCGGGCTTCATTGCGTTTCGGTTCTTTGACATCATAAAGCCATTTCCCGTGGGATTGGTCGATAAAAAAGTCGGCGGCGGGATCGGTGTGGTGCTTGATGATCTCATCGCCGGCGTCTATGCAAATGCGGTCATATGGCTTGCGGTCGTGTTGTGGGGTGTCCTGTGA